One genomic window of Sphingobacterium oryzagri includes the following:
- the miaA gene encoding tRNA (adenosine(37)-N6)-dimethylallyltransferase MiaA, with protein MEAKLPPDFLYSILGPTAAGKTALAVALAKEISGEIISVDSRQVYRGMDIGTGKDLASYGNIPHHLIDIRDPQDRYDIFQFQQDFDEAFHQIITNDKKAIAVGGTGMYLHSLFVSQPYIQVPIDLALRERLLPQGKQELIAQLQTYQIPTDFQIDHSSHKRLIRAIEILEALQAGFKPSQSRPHYDAHLFGLDPDVALRRQHITARLQERIAEGLLEEVEGLLNRGLTHQDLQYYGLEYKYSSLYLLGELSKCNFTTKLETEIHRYAKRQMTFFRKMEKDGVAIHWLKTTETQARLEEILTYLTAKQR; from the coding sequence GTGGAAGCGAAACTTCCACCTGATTTTTTATACAGCATTTTGGGGCCCACGGCAGCCGGAAAAACGGCCCTTGCCGTTGCGCTTGCTAAAGAAATATCTGGTGAAATTATCAGTGTAGACTCGCGCCAGGTATATCGCGGAATGGACATTGGCACAGGCAAAGATCTCGCCTCGTATGGAAACATCCCTCACCATCTGATCGATATTCGCGATCCGCAAGATCGTTACGACATTTTTCAATTTCAACAAGATTTTGACGAAGCCTTCCATCAGATAATTACCAACGATAAGAAAGCAATAGCCGTTGGCGGAACGGGCATGTATCTCCATTCGTTATTTGTTTCCCAACCTTACATCCAGGTTCCGATCGATCTGGCACTCCGAGAACGTTTGTTGCCGCAGGGAAAGCAGGAACTTATCGCACAATTGCAAACATACCAGATTCCTACAGACTTTCAAATCGATCACAGTTCGCATAAACGACTTATTCGGGCAATAGAAATTCTCGAAGCCCTTCAAGCGGGCTTTAAGCCGAGTCAAAGCCGACCACACTACGATGCACACCTATTTGGTTTGGATCCCGATGTAGCCCTGCGCCGCCAGCATATCACAGCGCGCCTGCAAGAAAGGATAGCCGAAGGTCTGCTCGAAGAAGTTGAAGGTCTCTTAAATAGGGGACTAACGCATCAAGATTTGCAATACTATGGTTTAGAATATAAATACAGCTCCCTGTATCTGCTGGGCGAGCTAAGTAAATGCAATTTCACGACTAAGCTAGAAACAGAAATCCACCGTTATGCCAAACGGCAAATGACTTTCTTCCGGAAAATGGAGAAAGATGGCGTGGCCATTCATTGGTTAAAAACGACAGAAACGCAGGCTCGATTGGAAGAAATCTTAACGTATTTAACCGCTAAACAGCGTTGA
- a CDS encoding Gfo/Idh/MocA family protein has protein sequence MKRKLRMGMVGGGKDAFIGAVHRIAAFMDGKIELVCGAFSVDPEVSRQSGEDLFIAPDRVYANYEEMISKESALPEGERMDFLTIVTPNFLHFGPAKLALENGFDVVVEKPMTVTLDEAKELEAIVEKTGRTLCLTHTYSGYPMVKQAKAMVKDGHFGKIRKIVVEYPQGWLSRLSEKEGNSGAAWRADPKKSGLSLVMGDIGTHAAHLAEYVSGLRITELCADLTTFVEGRLLDDDGAVLLRFEDGAKGVLMASQISAGEENAVRLRIYGEKGGLEWANEDPNNLIIKMLDQPRQIYRTGNAYAAPYTLSSFATHNTRIPAGHPEGLLESFANIYRNFAATASAKREGRTPTAEELDFPSVQDGVRGMAFVQNVVASNESNEKWTKFVL, from the coding sequence ATGAAACGTAAATTACGTATGGGTATGGTTGGCGGAGGAAAAGATGCCTTCATTGGTGCTGTCCACCGTATCGCAGCCTTTATGGACGGAAAAATAGAATTGGTATGTGGCGCGTTTAGTGTCGACCCCGAAGTTTCCAGACAATCTGGAGAGGATCTATTTATTGCGCCCGATCGAGTGTACGCCAATTACGAAGAAATGATCAGTAAAGAGTCTGCACTTCCAGAGGGAGAGCGTATGGACTTTTTAACCATCGTTACGCCTAACTTTTTGCATTTTGGCCCGGCTAAGTTAGCGCTAGAAAACGGATTTGACGTTGTTGTTGAAAAGCCAATGACCGTCACGCTGGATGAGGCTAAAGAACTGGAAGCTATCGTCGAAAAAACCGGAAGAACGCTTTGTTTAACGCATACGTATTCAGGTTATCCCATGGTAAAACAAGCCAAAGCGATGGTTAAAGATGGCCATTTTGGCAAGATTCGCAAGATCGTTGTCGAGTATCCGCAAGGTTGGTTAAGCCGCCTTTCCGAAAAAGAAGGAAATTCTGGTGCTGCTTGGCGTGCAGATCCTAAAAAATCAGGGTTGTCGCTCGTAATGGGCGATATTGGTACACATGCTGCCCATTTGGCTGAATACGTAAGCGGCTTGCGCATCACGGAGCTGTGCGCCGATCTAACGACATTCGTTGAAGGACGTTTGCTTGACGATGACGGAGCGGTCTTATTGCGTTTCGAAGACGGAGCGAAAGGTGTGCTCATGGCTTCGCAGATATCTGCTGGGGAAGAGAACGCCGTAAGACTCCGTATATACGGAGAAAAGGGCGGTTTAGAATGGGCGAATGAAGATCCGAACAATTTGATTATTAAGATGCTGGATCAACCGCGTCAAATTTACCGTACAGGAAATGCTTACGCGGCGCCGTATACGCTAAGTTCGTTTGCCACGCATAATACCCGCATTCCTGCCGGTCACCCGGAAGGTTTGCTCGAATCTTTTGCAAACATTTACCGGAACTTTGCGGCGACAGCGAGCGCAAAACGCGAAGGAAGAACGCCGACAGCCGAGGAATTGGATTTCCCATCGGTACAAGATGGTGTACGCGGGATGGCCTTCGTACAGAATGTTGTAGCGAGTAATGAAAGCAATGAAAAATGGACTAAATTTGTGCTGTGA
- a CDS encoding M56 family metallopeptidase: protein MNSLFQNITHALGWSIVHSIWQGLLLYSLLCLFYVAFPKLNARKKYAMAFSAQLAVFIAFLSTFYHYLDFSQTDHVVVLSDIPAGNMVYTETATPMLQVLEPMFPWFASLYIIGLFVQLILFTNSLSKLRYLKTTGLQDAPSLWQESFQKIKTKLRLPGDIQFFLSEKVSVPLTLGHLKPIILFPVALVNNLDLKQVESILIHELAHIKRHDYLLNLLKVIIETTLFFNPFTWLLSRHIAAEREHACDDIVVKWVASPIAYAQALMSVEINSHQAAPAYAMAATGKNYHLLHRIQRITKMEKKNMYVKQHLLALSLGSLALVAIAWIAPADKKEIATVDTAQHIIDNVDTISKEHVFVSAVAARVAQDSSKKAKMASFVHQTKDSVCIIAAPAAPIAEAHIIELSKNAARIQEQFNTPQWKEHIANVEANAKKIEEYYNSPEWKAHIAKIEEQSIRQAEAYYDSPKWKAHIAKIEENAKRVEEYYNSKEWKAQIAKIEENARKVEAYYDSPEWKAQIATIEESAKKVEAYYNSPEWKNQLSKIEENAKKIAEYYDSAAWKEKVEQQMKEKKVQAKDN from the coding sequence ATGAACAGTTTATTTCAAAACATCACACATGCGCTAGGATGGAGCATTGTCCATTCGATATGGCAGGGACTGTTGCTTTACAGCCTGCTATGCCTTTTCTACGTGGCATTTCCGAAGTTAAATGCGCGAAAAAAGTATGCAATGGCATTTTCAGCGCAGCTGGCGGTTTTTATCGCTTTCTTATCTACATTTTACCATTACCTTGATTTTTCGCAGACCGACCATGTTGTTGTACTATCGGATATTCCTGCTGGAAATATGGTTTACACGGAGACGGCCACCCCTATGCTTCAGGTTTTAGAACCGATGTTTCCTTGGTTTGCCTCCTTATACATCATCGGATTATTTGTCCAATTGATTTTATTTACGAACAGCTTATCGAAACTCCGCTATTTGAAGACTACCGGCCTCCAAGATGCCCCGAGTCTATGGCAGGAATCTTTTCAAAAAATTAAAACGAAGCTGCGCCTTCCCGGCGATATCCAATTTTTCTTATCTGAAAAAGTATCTGTCCCGTTAACACTTGGCCATTTGAAACCCATTATATTATTCCCGGTTGCCTTAGTAAACAACTTGGATTTGAAACAGGTTGAATCTATTCTCATTCATGAGCTGGCACACATTAAACGGCACGATTACCTGTTGAATCTATTGAAAGTTATTATCGAAACCACGCTGTTTTTCAACCCGTTTACTTGGTTATTATCGAGACATATCGCGGCAGAACGCGAACACGCTTGCGACGATATCGTCGTAAAATGGGTTGCCTCTCCGATAGCTTATGCACAGGCTTTAATGTCGGTGGAGATTAACAGCCATCAGGCGGCTCCGGCTTATGCCATGGCCGCAACCGGAAAAAACTATCATCTATTACACAGAATTCAACGGATTACAAAAATGGAAAAGAAAAATATGTATGTTAAACAACACTTGCTTGCGCTTTCTTTAGGCAGCTTGGCGCTCGTCGCGATAGCATGGATCGCGCCGGCAGATAAAAAAGAAATAGCGACGGTTGATACCGCCCAGCACATCATCGATAACGTCGATACCATTTCAAAAGAACACGTTTTTGTTTCCGCTGTGGCCGCGCGCGTTGCACAAGACAGCAGCAAAAAAGCAAAGATGGCTAGCTTCGTGCACCAAACGAAAGACAGTGTATGCATAATTGCCGCTCCAGCAGCACCAATTGCAGAGGCCCACATCATCGAGCTGAGCAAAAATGCGGCACGTATACAAGAGCAATTTAATACACCGCAGTGGAAAGAACATATTGCAAATGTAGAGGCTAATGCGAAAAAAATTGAAGAATACTATAATTCTCCAGAATGGAAAGCGCATATTGCAAAGATTGAAGAGCAATCCATTCGCCAAGCAGAAGCCTATTACGACAGTCCAAAATGGAAAGCGCATATTGCTAAGATCGAGGAAAACGCGAAGCGCGTAGAAGAGTACTATAATTCAAAAGAATGGAAAGCGCAAATCGCTAAAATCGAAGAAAATGCGAGAAAGGTGGAAGCTTACTACGATTCACCCGAATGGAAAGCACAAATTGCCACAATCGAAGAAAGCGCAAAAAAAGTAGAAGCATATTATAATTCGCCTGAGTGGAAGAATCAACTAAGTAAAATAGAAGAAAACGCGAAGAAAATAGCCGAATATTACGATTCGGCAGCATGGAAAGAGAAAGTTGAACAGCAGATGAAAGAAAAAAAGGTTCAGGCAAAGGATAATTAG
- a CDS encoding trimeric intracellular cation channel family protein: MTIIYAIDLLGTMFFAISGAMAANRKHIDIFGATFTGFVTAIGGGSLRDVFLNLRPVWVDDGNYLIAILIGVTISVVANNRLDRLARTLTFFDAIGIGFFCIVGVQKSLVNESSEIAAIILGMFSAVMGGVIRDTLMNETPLIFRKEIYATACLSGAILYVLLGAVGVDSTVNAFLSALIISCIRLVAVKFKLSLPVIGG, encoded by the coding sequence ATGACGATCATATATGCTATTGACTTGTTAGGAACTATGTTTTTTGCGATTTCGGGAGCAATGGCTGCTAATCGCAAACATATTGATATATTTGGCGCTACTTTTACGGGCTTTGTTACCGCAATTGGTGGAGGCTCGCTTCGCGATGTATTTTTAAACCTAAGGCCGGTATGGGTTGATGATGGCAATTATCTCATCGCCATATTAATTGGGGTAACGATTTCGGTCGTCGCAAACAATCGCCTAGACCGACTTGCACGTACATTAACCTTTTTCGATGCAATCGGTATAGGATTTTTCTGTATTGTTGGTGTGCAAAAATCATTGGTAAACGAAAGTTCGGAGATTGCAGCGATCATCTTAGGTATGTTTTCAGCAGTGATGGGTGGGGTAATCCGCGACACCCTGATGAATGAAACGCCGCTGATCTTTAGAAAAGAAATCTATGCCACAGCCTGTCTTTCGGGCGCAATTTTATATGTACTATTGGGCGCAGTTGGAGTTGATAGCACGGTTAACGCGTTCTTATCCGCCCTTATTATTTCCTGTATTCGTTTAGTCGCCGTAAAATTTAAACTTTCGCTGCCTGTAATCGGTGGATAA
- a CDS encoding BlaI/MecI/CopY family transcriptional regulator yields the protein MMKPTDSEMEILQILWEKGESSVRNVHEQLDKKDVGYTTTLKLMQIMHDKAMVSRDSSAKTHLYKALLSKEQTQHQFLDKMIDAVYNGSTARLVMQALGNERASKEEIDLIKAYLKNLENT from the coding sequence ATGATGAAGCCGACAGATAGTGAAATGGAAATATTGCAGATTCTTTGGGAAAAGGGGGAGAGCAGCGTAAGAAATGTCCACGAACAATTAGATAAGAAGGACGTAGGTTATACCACTACGCTTAAACTGATGCAAATTATGCATGATAAGGCAATGGTGAGCCGCGACAGCTCTGCAAAAACACACTTATATAAAGCTTTGCTTAGTAAAGAACAAACGCAGCATCAATTTTTAGACAAGATGATTGACGCCGTCTATAATGGTTCTACTGCTCGCTTAGTTATGCAGGCGCTCGGAAATGAACGTGCCAGCAAAGAAGAAATCGATTTAATAAAAGCTTACCTAAAAAACCTTGAAAACACATAA
- the def gene encoding peptide deformylase, which translates to MKLPIVAYGDPVLRKKAEEIDEDYPNLKQIIADMFETMYAARGVGLAAPQVGLPIRLFVIDASPFAEDDEDGEGDPSLKNFKKVLINPIILEETGEKWGFSEGCLSIPDITEEVMRAENVLINYLDENFDEQEVLLSGLAARIVQHEYDHIEGKLFVDKLGPLKKAMLKGKLDAISKGMVRVGYKMRFPQQKKKR; encoded by the coding sequence ATGAAATTACCAATAGTAGCATATGGTGATCCTGTGTTGAGGAAAAAGGCAGAAGAGATTGATGAAGATTACCCAAATCTAAAGCAAATCATTGCTGATATGTTTGAAACGATGTATGCGGCACGCGGTGTGGGCTTGGCGGCGCCGCAGGTTGGCTTACCTATTCGTTTGTTTGTGATCGACGCTTCTCCCTTTGCAGAAGATGATGAAGATGGTGAGGGCGATCCATCGCTAAAGAATTTTAAGAAGGTATTGATAAATCCCATTATCCTGGAAGAAACCGGTGAAAAATGGGGATTTAGTGAAGGTTGTCTGAGTATTCCGGATATCACCGAAGAGGTGATGCGAGCTGAAAATGTATTGATCAACTATTTAGATGAAAATTTTGATGAGCAGGAAGTGTTGCTGAGTGGTTTGGCCGCGCGTATTGTGCAGCATGAATACGACCATATCGAAGGCAAGCTTTTTGTCGATAAATTAGGCCCGTTAAAAAAAGCAATGCTTAAAGGCAAACTAGATGCTATTTCCAAAGGCATGGTACGTGTAGGATATAAAATGAGATTCCCACAGCAAAAGAAGAAAAGATAG